TAAAAGCAGCATCACGTAACAGTTGTCCTTCAGAACCAAATTTTAGACTGTGTGCTGGTGACAGTTGTCTCTTTATTACTCTGTCCTTAAAgacaagattttaaaatacaatgattACTGATATACAGCAACCATATCCCCTCTCTCTCAGGGGTGAACCTCAAGAGAGTGGTCAAGACCAGGGTGAGTGAGTTCTGTGAACTCCGACCAGGCATTGTTCTCCACTCATGATACAATCAACCCAGTCAGAAGAGCTGGAAGTTAAGAGGTTAAGAGCTAAAGAGGGGATGGAGACTACATTTTAAAGCTATggcaaaataaacaagaaataacaagaacccAATAGCTTCTCTCATcaaagttagtttaaaaaaaccacacacaaaccCAACACAAAGCTGCAAAAGACattaagtatttcttttaaaaatataaatagttctTGATGAATTACAAGTTTGCTCAAAGTAATAGTCTTTAAACCTATGACACTTGATCTTAAAATATCCATACGGTTTCCCAACTCAGCTACACATTATATTTCCTCCAGGGCACAGATTAGCCTGATAGCTACTTTTTACAACAGCAGAATATAGATACTGGAGTGTCATCTTCTAATCTGTATTTTCCAGAATTGGGTAGATCTTTGCATTCTGATATAAATGTACGAAGTTCAGTCTCTGGAAATCCGTCTTGTTGGTAATGCTACacagaagaattagaaaaaaaaaaaacctctcatcAATAAGTCCCTTGAAAACAGCTATAttccaaattcaaaatggatcatttGGCAAGGGAGGGGGACCTTTCTAGAGGAATAGTTCAGTCACTTCCAAGAATTTTCAAGTAGATAAAGCCTCTAGAGCCATTCTTAAGTCTAGCTAAGGAAAAGTGAGTCTAGAACTCTGCAGTGTCCTCATAGGCTCCTGGTTCAACACAAAATGGGCATGTTGAGTCTGAGTGGTCTTTCCAGAGAGATTTCAACCTATACACTCTTTTGGAGTCTCTCTTCCAGACAGACAGGTTTGTTTAAGGGCCCTGTATTAACCTCAGTTTGGGGTCTAAGGTCTCTAGAACATGCCCTGACCAGAGAAGATCAGCCATCACTTGCTCACCTGACAGGTGCTCTGAGCTCATGGAAAGAGGTAAGCATCTAAACTGTGAGTCTCAGACTTGTGTCATCAAGAGTTGTCAACTCATATTACTACTCTTTGAGACCTGGGATATCACCCTTAAATAGCATATAGTTCTCTGCATGCAAAGCTAAAGACAGTGAATTTTTAGAGCACAGGGGGAGGGATTTGGACAGGTACAACTATACTCTTTCCCAGTGCTCTTGGTGACTCTTCCCAGTGCTCTTGCTTGGACACGTCTGCCAAGCAAGTATTGAGGACACTCAGTTCTTGAAATCTGATTCAGTAAAAATGAAGTCATGACCCTGGCTTCATTAGCAAGGTACGTATAATTATCATAGCCCATTGACTCCTGCTAACCTTTGCTCTATCCGGGGGACCCTTTGTATGACATCATCTTTCATTACCCTTCTCATACCCAAAAGAAAGTCCCCAAGTGGAATGCCTATGTCAGTGGTATACGTAATAGTAAAAGTTGTTAGAAATTTAAATGTACATGGATATTTACCCTGCCTTTCCATATTTCAAAGGGctcaaacttatttttaaaatatcccatGTGAGTGACAATATAAATAACATCATAATATAATATCACAATATAAATAACATCATATTTCTGATATGTATAAAGCATACATGGCTAGTACTTGATATACTAATCTCTTCATTCTTCTGGAGACTGGCCTCTAGGATGGTCCCAGGCAGGGCTTTGCAAAGAGTATGGGTTCGGTCACAGCACATTCTAAACGAagaggtcatttttttctttatgaaaattggattttaaaacttccccataaaattttgaaatgtcaTATGTTTTGCTCACTTAAAACCTACtaaattttagaagtattttttaaggtggtttttttgtttgtttgtttctttgtttttaagtaatctctctatATCCAccatgggcttgaactcatgaccctgagatcaagagtcacatgctttctgactttcagccaggcacccctgatctttATAATTCTAATAAAAGTTTAGAAAGCTTGTGTGAAAAAGCTTACTTGGAGACAAAACTTTGAACATTCTACAAATTCTAATTCTTCCTTTCTGTGTCTTAGTATCTAaaattgaagtctttttttttctaccctGAAAAAATTGACATTCTATCCAATCTCCTCTCTCTTAGGTTCCATATTTTATTGCCATTCTACAAGTTCTGGAAATGTTGCTACTTACCACTCTTGATGAACCTACCTTAATTGTTTCATATGTATCAGTGATCAGTGCAATGAAAAGacttaaaatcatatatataaagaGGCTGATGAATGAGTAGAGGTAAATTCTGCTAAACAGCCAGACCAAGTAACTTTTTTGTTGCATTTTTGCAAACGTGGCAAACATATCATCtccatttatcagagagaaaaggCACTCAGAGACCATGTTCAGAGAAcggaactggaaaaagaaaagagaaagtttaCCTTATTCCACGTTCCTTCCCAGTGGAGATTTTGTTCATGacagcatattaaaaataatgggaCCAGATATCCTACGTTACCTCTGCAAACAATGTACTTAATTTAACGAAACTATAAGCATTTGCTGTGTGATCTCTACAGCCTGTATAACGCCTACTATTTCCCTGGGAAGAAGCGGCTCTTTCTTGATGCTCCCCTTAATGGGATAGCCTGAACTGAAGCAGAAGGGGGCAGCTGGCACTCTTGGTGCTTTTCGGAGTCAAGTCTTACCATCCGCTTTACCTACATAGAAAGAGATCCTAGAAACACTTCTATAGAGATACCCAAGTCCTAACCATGCGTGCTTATACTCCTCATTTTAAAACTCACTCCACTTAGGTTCATGGCGTTATAATCCAGTTTATAACTCTGGtaacaaaattttcaaatatttcttcaactTTCTCTCTAtactatctttttaataaaattacacTTCCAAAAGTCTTGCCTAAATAGCTTACTCTAATATATATTGATGAATCCAATGGACTAATCTTGACCTCAtaggtgagggggaaaaaaaagatgtaattatCTGATACAGTCCACAAAAGAAGGTGAAGTAGTTGAGTGAATTAATTATTCTCTCCAGCTGGTCACACCATCCCATTTTATAAACATGGCGCTAGATATACCCTACCTTCAACATTTTCAGGCTGATATCACAAAATGGAAGAGGCTTATTTTAAAAGGGTAATGACCCACAGACACTATTTTAGGAATtaacagaaacaggaaaaaagttGTTTATCGGTACCTTATCATGGTATGGCCCCAGCACAATCCACCCGCAGAAGCAGTAGCCTAAGTAAATCATAGCGGCGCAGCAACAGAACCTGATGACATTGGGCAGCGCTGCCTGCAGGGTCAGAATGAGGAgctaggaaaggaagagaggccaTTAGAATCCACTTGCCCCTCAGCCAAGGAAAGACAGCAATACCAGCACCACGGAGATCCCGGAATCCTTACATTGTACTTCTGAAAGAAGCCGAGGTATCGGATGACTCCAAGCCACACGAGCATGGTGGAAGTCCCAAGAAGTATGCTACAGACATCATAACTTGTTAGACTCTAAAgagtgaggggggagaaaagtaGATTATTCATTGGggccaaaaaatatttttggagttGATGTGACTCGGGCCCTGTTCTAGGTGCTAAGAACAATTTCTTTGTTCTTAGCATCTAGAACCAAGAAATGAACCAAGAGACAAAATTTCCTTCCCTTGTGAAGCTTGCGTTCTAGtgtgtggaggggagagagaacagaaataCATTGACAAAACCCTCAGTACATTAGCTGATGGTAGTGCTGGGGAGAAAattcaggggaggggagagagaatggcTATCTGGGTTGCATTTTCAATGGGGTGATTAGGAAGGTCTCCCTGAAAAGGTGGTATGTGAACAAAAAGACTGTGTAGGCGGTGTGGGAGCAAGCTAAGGAAAAAACTAAGAAAGGAGTGTTCTAGGCACAGAGAATAGCAGGGGCAAAGGTCCCACAGCAGGAGGGTGCCAGGCAAGACAGCGAGTCagccagagggagggagccatggGGGAGAGTACAGAGTCATAGAGCTAAGGAAGTAGGTAGTTTAGGGCCTTGTGGGTGATTTAACAACTTTGCGTTTTGACCTGAtaggctgggggtgaggggcattGAGAGCTCTGAACAGGAGTGATATGATCCCATTTGGGTTGCTGTGGTTAAGAATAGactgtcaggggcgcctgggtggctcggtggttaagactctgccttgggctcacgtcaagatcccagagtcctgggatggaaccctgccgcaggctctctgctcagcagggagcctgcttctccccccccccacctacttgtgatctctctctctctgtcaaataaataaaatcttaaaaaaaaaaaaaaaagaacagactatCAGAAGAGTGAGTCTATTGCAATAATACAGGTAAGAGCTGATGGTGGCTGGGACCAGGCTGGTCATGGTGGAGGTGATGAGACAGTTTCTGAAGACAGATGGACAGGATTTCCTCTTGGTTTAGATGGAGGGCGGAGGGGATTAGTGAAAGAGAAGAGTCAAGGATGCATCCGTGGCTTTTGTCTCCAGCAACTGAGAAGAGTTGGCATTAACTGAAGTCAGAAAGGAGAAGCGGGTTTGGACTGTGGAGGTGGAGATTTGGGGAGCTTTGTTTTAGGTATGCTAAATTTGAGAGGCCAAGTAGACATCCTAATGAAAACgtgaaatcaacagttggataTCTGAGACTAAAGTTCAGACAAGAATTCCAAGCTGGAGGTAACGATTTGGAAATCACTGGCAGAGAGCTGCTATTCAAAGCCATGGCACAGGAGGAGATCACCAAGACAGTGGCAGAAAAGAGCACATGTTCAAGCACTGCACCTTCAGGCAGTGGCCCTTTCTTCAGTTAGAGATGGAAGGATCTAGCAAAGGGAGTCAGAAGACCAGCCTGTGATTTAGGGTGGAAACCAGGCAAGTGATAGCCTAGTGAAAAAGTGCACCAACAAAGAGGGAGCCCTCGCAGTGTTAAAATCTGACGATAGGTCATCATGAGGTTCCCACATGATTCTGATGCAGAGGTTTGTGTATCACCTTTGGACAGCTCTGCCCAAGAGATTTCCTGATGAGATCTAAGAACCTTACTGCTATGGATTTTAAGTTTCTTCGATACaacatttgaaagaaataatttactCTGCAAATGTTCACATTCTGGAAAAATGTGAGTACAAATCTGATACTAATGATGgcataagtaggaaaaaaaattaccttagCTTGAATTTCCATTTTCAGAATTGATCCAATAATTGTCAATATGTCactaataataatcataatgtaCCATCCGTTGACAAATTCCATTCGATCAGAAACAGAAACTTCCTTCTTAtaatggaggaggaagaaattgacaaattcCTTTAGGGAAAAGATGGGAAGCACCATGAATTTCTCTGTCAGTCAGTGTCTGTAGCATTTCTAGAAAGCAGCCAGCCTTACCTGCTGAAGCTGAAGTCCTCTAACCACAGATCGAAGGCACAGGATTAGTGAGGCCAGGCAGATGAGGATAACCAAGGCATCGAAGATCATCATGTAGTGAGTGTTCTTCTGAACTGGAAGGAAAGAGCGGGCCCTGCTTATGAAATGGGACATTAGTATGGTGAGtgctacttctttctttcttcttttcattcttagCCTCATGTATTTGAACTGCTGCATTGCATACCACAGGATAGATATATTAGATTTATAAGGACACTCCTATTGTAATCTGTCCTCTCTGAGCACAGGTGCAAGTGATTCTTTAGACAAATGAATATCTAGAGATGGAATTGTTGGGGTAAGGCAGATAAATGGTTCtaaaaagaaaacctaaggaATTGCCCTCCAAAAAGATCACACTGATTTACATACCCCCACATCTTCTCCACCGTTGGAaattaataactttatttttgccAATCAAAAGAGCCAATCTTATTCCCAATGATTTGAAATGCCATCTCTATCAGCTGCCAAATTACTGTATGTATTTGAGAACCATCTCTTACCCTTTTgatgtttttgtgtattttaa
This Neovison vison isolate M4711 chromosome 2, ASM_NN_V1, whole genome shotgun sequence DNA region includes the following protein-coding sequences:
- the MCOLN3 gene encoding mucolipin-3, with translation MASPVVVISSCSSHEEENRGTFNQHTSPSEELLLEDQMRRKLKFFFMNPCEKFWARGRKPWKLAIQILKIAVVTIQLVFFGLSNQMVVAFKEENTIAFKHLFLKGYMDRMDDTYAVYTQRDVYHQIIFAVNQYLQLRNTSVGNHAYEKKGTEQSAMAICQRFYRQGNICPGNDTFDIDPEIETECFFVEPDEPFHMGALEENKLNLTLDFHRLLTVELQFKLKAINLQTIRHHELPDCYDFSLTITFDNKAHSGRIKISLDNDISIRECKDWHVSGSIQKNTHYMMIFDALVILICLASLILCLRSVVRGLQLQQEFVNFFLLHYKKEVSVSDRMEFVNGWYIMIIISDILTIIGSILKMEIQAKSLTSYDVCSILLGTSTMLVWLGVIRYLGFFQKYNLLILTLQAALPNVIRFCCCAAMIYLGYCFCGWIVLGPYHDKFRSLNMVSECLFSLINGDDMFATFAKMQQKSYLVWLFSRIYLYSFISLFIYMILSLFIALITDTYETIKHYQQDGFPETELRTFISECKDLPNSGKYRLEDDTPVSIFCCCKK